The Chryseobacterium phocaeense genome includes the window TGCTTTATCAGCATTGCATAAGCTGTTGGATGCAAATCCGAAATATCCGCCTGCAGCACCAAAGGTGAGAACTGCTTCCTGCACACTGACGGACTGCGCCGGTTGTAATTGATATTGTCTGCTTATATTTTCTGCCAGATTTCTGATGGTGGAAGAACCGTTTTCTGCATAATAAAGAGAGCCCGGTTTTGCTTTTTCCAGCGCGAGAACATACAGGTCTGCCAGGTCTTCAATATGAAGATTCGACCATATATTTTCACCTTTTCCGAAATACACCCCAAATCCCTTTTCTTTTGAGAAGTTGATTAATGCCGGAAGCTGAATACTGTCTTTTTTCAATCCCAGACCTTCTCCATACACCATGGTCGGGACAATCACGATGCTTCTGATGTCTTTTTTGGCGGACTGAAGTACATAATCATTGATCAGTACTCTGGAAGCCATTTCCAGTCTTGGATTTAAAGGAATATCTTCTGTGTAGACAAATCCGTTTTTTTCTCCGTTTTCTTTTCCTCCGAAAATAGCGGAACCCGAAGTGAAAATAAATGTTTTACCGCTTCCTTCCAGTAAATTGATAAAACTGTCGACAGTATAGGCATCATCGGCAGAATCAGCTGTGTGGATAACGGCATCAGTCCGGGAGATGGCAGCCTTCAAAACTGTTTGGTCATGCACATGGCCTATAATGGGTTCGATGCCTGCCTGTCTCAGTTTTTCTGCGGCCTCTTCATTGCGGACAAGGCCCGATACCGTGTAGTTTTTCTCTAAAAGCTTTTGCGCAACACTACCCCCGATGTAACCGGTAACTCCTGTTATAAATACTTTTTTCATTAGACCAGCTGAGGTTTAAGTTCTTTCTCGAAAACCTGTTCAAGGTGTTTTCGGTACAGTTTCATATCACGCTCGATATCGGCGTTTTTCTCTACGTCATGGAAGTGGAAACTCTCCATTTTTTCCAGGGAAACAAAAGCATTCATTCTATGGAAACCAAATAACGGTCCATGATCCACACTGGTTTCATTGAAAAATTCTCCGGGAAGCGTGAAGGCTGTTTTGGGAGCATTCCAGCTGGTGGTGACCATGTATTTTCTTCCGCCCAGCATGCCACCTGTACCATAATTGATTTCAGGATTTTCTGCATTTCTTCCGTCACTCATATAAATTCCTTTGGCGTGTCCTGCAGTGAAAACTTCGTCGATATATTTTTTCAGGCCATTCGGAAGCTGGAACCACCAGATCGGGGTATGGTAAATAATATAATCCGCCCAAACAAATTTCTTTACTTCTTCATCTTTATCATAGCCATCTGAAACCTGGGTTGTTTTTATTTCTACATTCCCGAAATTCTTAAGAACTTCCAATGTGTTTTCTGCGATGGTGTCATTATATTTTCCTCCGGAATGTCCGAAATTCTGTCCTCCGTTGATGAGCAATACTTTTTTCATTTGATGATTGTTTAAATTTTATGATGCAAAGTTACAAGGAGGGGTTGTATAATAAAAATAGGATGAATTATAGCTAAGTATTAGAATAATGATAGTTTAAATTTGTCTTTTATGTGAAATGTCATATGCTGAACTCATGTCATTGTTCGTGCTCTCTTGTAAATTTGTTTATGGATAATGGAACAGATATGGTAAAAATTGCGGTTTTCAGTGATGTGCATGGGAATCTTCCGGCGCTTGAGGCAGTGTTGAATGATATTCAAAAAAGAGGAATACAGCAGAAGTTCTGTCTGGGAGATCTTGTAGATTTTGCGCCGTGGGGAAATGAAGTGATTGAAAAAATAAGAGATCTGAATATCCCCTGCCTGATGGGAAACCACGATGAAAGAATAGCTTTTAATATTCCTGTAATTCCTTTATCTAAGCATTCTGAAGAAGAAACGGAAGCAAGATTCGTAGCGATTGATCATTCCAAAAAGAATATTACAGAGACGAATAAAAAATTTTTGTCAGAGCTTCCATTTCATTTAAAATTAAACTATAAAATAGGCAGGAAGCGCTGGAATATCCAACTGGTTCATTCGAGTTTGTCGAGTAATGATACCTATCTTTACGAATCAGAGGATGATGGGGTTTTTGCTGATATGCTGAAAGAATCCCGGTCTGATATCATTGTGATGGGACACACTCATTTATCATTTAAAAAATATCTTAAAACTATGGGCTGGGCGGTGAATTGCGGTTCCGTGGGCCGTTCCAAAGAAGATAACCGGCTTGCTTCATATCTGATCCTCACAATGAATGAAGAGCAGATTTTTCCTGAAATTGTTCAGATTGCTTATCCGATTGAAGAAACAGCTCTCGCAATCGAAGAAAGCGCAATTCCGGATTATTATGCAGCTTTTCTGAGGAATGAAAATACATCAGTATTATAATTATTTTGTAATTTTGTATCAGAATATTTATAATTAAAGTTATGGTCAATTTAGAATGGTACCGCACTTTTAAAGCGATATATAAAACCGGAACCCTCACAGGTGCAGCAGATTCCCTGTTTATTTCACAGCCAGGCGTGAGTCTTCACCTGAGTTCCCTTGAAGCCTACGTAGGCTATAAATTATTCGACAGGACCGGAAGGAAAATGATCCCGACGGAAAGAGGAAAAGTTTTATTCAATGCTGTTTCCGAACCTATTTCCAAGCTGGAAGATGTAGAGAAAAATTTTCAGAAATCTACGGAAAAGCTCACACCGACCATCAGTGTAGGGATGTGCTTTGAAACCTTTCAGACTACTTTGGAGCAGTACGTTTCCACACTTCCTTTTAACCTGATCATCAGTTTTGGTGAATATCCGGAAATGCTGGATCAGCTGGATAAGGGAATCCTGGATCTGATCATTACCCCCAAAAAAGGCGTTTCACCGAATATAGAGCACGAAGCATTTTCATCTGAACAGATCATTCTGGTAGGTGGAAAGGACGTAGACCTGGAAAGCTTTCAGGAAACGGTAGCTACCAAAGGAACGGAACATGTGGAAGAATGGCTGAAACAGGAGAAATGGTACGGAACCACGGGAGATATGGAACATTTATTTCAGTTCTGGATTATGAATTTCGGACATAAACCTAACTTCCGTCCAAACTATATAGTACCGAATCTGAATTCCATCATCCGCTGCCTGAAAGGAGGAACCGGTCTGGCCGTTATCCCTAATTTCCTGTGTAAAAATGAAATAGAAAGCGGAGAAATTAAGTTGGTCTGGGAAGGAGAAAAAAAGCTGGAAAACACGCTATATTTCGGATGCAGAAAGAAAACCAACTATCAATCCGAGATAGATCATATCAAAGGATTATTCAGAAAGGTCATGGGTAAGAATGATCATGTCGCGCATCTGTAAGCCGTTTTCATAAATGGGGAATGGGTAATTTTCTGTAAAAAAGTCTTTACGTATTCCCTTTTTTATAAAACCATTCTTTTCATAAAACCGGATCTGTTGAAAACCGGTGTCAGAAGTGCCGACACTTAAAACCGTATAGCCGATTTCAGCCGCTATTTTCTTTGATTTATCAATCAGGACACTACCGATTCCCTGGTTTCTGTACTTTTCAGTAACCGCTATATTTTTAATCTCCAATTCTGTCTTACTGTTTGGGTGCAACGCAAATACGGCGATATCTTCATCGCCGTCATTTAAAATATAAATAACAGAATCGAAAATATATCTGTCAATAGCTTCTGCGGTTTCATCTGCAAGGAGCAAGAGTTCATAAGGAATATCCGAACCGGAATCCAGTTTGCGGAAAGTGAATTTATCCATTAAAGACTCATATGAATTAGGGGATAATCTTTTCCTGAGCCATCTTTTTCCGATCTTCCAATTTTCTTAAAGCCCATTTTTTCGTAAAACCCGATGGCTTGTGGATTCTGTTCGTTCACATCTACTTTGGTAAGCCCTGTTGCTTCCTTCATAAATTCGTAAAGCTTTTTGCCGAGTCCTTTTCCCCGTGCATCATTATGAATGAAAAGCATTTCCAGATTGCCCTCTGCTACAGAAGCAAAACCTTTGGCATCATTGTTTTCCGTAATTAAATAGACTTCCAGGTTCGGAAGGTAATCCCTGGGAATTACTTCTTTAAAATAAGTAAAATCTTCTTCTGCAAGAAAATCATGCGTGGCTTTTACTGCGGATTCCCAGATTTCCATAATCCTTGGGTGGTCTTCGGCAGTGGCGGGTCTGATCTGGTATGACATTGTTTTGAGTTTTTGCAAAAATAAGGAATAGATCTTAGAAGTTAGATGTTAGAAATTAGAAGTTAGAAAGTGGAGTACTGTGAATATTTTTAAAGAATTAAAAGGCCAGTGTAGTTAAAAGTACATATAAAAACAGTAAAAATGGTAAGCAGGAATTTCGTTTTTTTATCGGAAATTTGTTAGTCTCTAGATAAATTTTAAACATTAAATTAAATAATATGCAAAAGAAAACGTACGCAGGACAGCCTGTGGTGACTTTAAATAATGGGATGGATATTCCTGCTTTAGGTTTTGGAGTATGGCAGATGGAAAACCTGGCTGAATGCGAAAAAGCAGTAATAAAAGCAATTCATACCGGATACAGGATGATTGATACTGCAGCAATTTACCAGAATGAAACGGCAGTTGGCCAGGCTGTGAAAGACAGCGGTGTGAACAGGGACGAGCTGTTTATCACTTCAAAAGTATGGGTTCAGGACCACGGGTATGAGCAGGCAAAAAAAGCATTCCAGAGAACACTGGACAGATTGCAGATGGACTATTTGGATATGTACCTCATCCACTGGCCGTACGGTGACTTTATCGGAACATGGAAAGCTCTGGAAGAATTATATCATGAAGGAAAAATCAAAGCAATTGGGGTATGTAATTTTACGGTGGAGAAATTAGAGGAATTAAAAGCAAACTCAAAGGTTCTTCCGGTAATTAACCAGATTGAACTTCACCCGGTGTTCCAGCAGAAGGAACTGCAGGTATATGACAGGGAAAACAACATCATCACACAACCATGGAGCCCGCTTGGAAACGGAAATGCAGATCTTTTAAACAAAAGCAGTTGCTGAAAAATATGGAAAAACAGTTGCACAGGTAATCTTAAGATGGCACCTGCAGGAAGGGTTTGTGGTGATTCCTAAATCTGTGACTCCTTCGAGAATTGAAGAAAACTTCAATGTTTTTGATTTTGAGCTTACGGAAGACGAAATGAATATTGTTCGTTCATTAGATACCGGGAAAAGACTCTTCTTCGACCCGAAAGATCCGGAATGGGAGCAGAAGATGCTGAAATCTGTAGCAGATATTTAGTAAAATATATTATAATTATTTCTCCCGCAGATCATGCAGATCATACAGATTTTTTAATACATTTATCTGCCTGATCAGCCTGATCAGCGGGAGATTTTTTTAAATTTTAGATAAAAACCATGACCGCAGTACAATTCATAGAAAAACTGGCCACGTTCAGGAATGAAAAAGAGCTTAACAAAGTTGAGAAATTTTTCAAAGGAAATGACGGAGTAACCAAAGCTTTCGGAGTAAAATTCGGGGATGTTTTCAATACCGCCAAAGAGTTTTCTGCCATGCCCCTGGAAGAGATTAGCAAACTTCTGGACAGTGATTTTTATGAAGTAAGAATGGGTGCGGTGAGCATGATGGACTTCCAGGCCGGAAATAAAAAAACGACTGAAGAAAGGAAAAAACAGCTGTTTGAACTCTATCTGAAACGCCATGACCGCCTGAACAACTGGGACTTTGTAGACCGGGGAGCACGGAATATCATCGGTGAATATCTCGTTGACCGGCCTCGTGATATCTTATACCAGTTGGCCATATCTGAAAACCCTTGGGAAAGAAGGACTGCTATTGTAAGTACCCATGCTTTTATCAGAAAAAATGATATAGAAGATACCTTTACCATTGCGGAAATCCTTGTTCATGATCCCAATGAGCTGGTGAATAAAGCAGTTGGAAGCTGGGTAAGGGAAGCCGGAAAGAAAAATGATCAAAAGTTATATCTCTTTCTTGATCAATACGCAAAGACAATGCCTTCTGCAACCTTTTCCTACGCGACAGAAAAACTCGATACGGAAACAAAAAAACATTATAAAGACCTTCGAAAGAAAGCCTAGATTTTCTCACGTCACTATTCTTAACCAGAAAATAACCACAAATCATCTGTTAAAAACAACCACAAAAGTCACAAAAGTTTTTTTAACACTTAAGTTATTTTTAAGTTTACTATTGGAATGCATTGAAGTTCACATGAGTTTTATTAAAATCAAAGATTTTTATACTA containing:
- a CDS encoding metallophosphoesterase family protein yields the protein MDNGTDMVKIAVFSDVHGNLPALEAVLNDIQKRGIQQKFCLGDLVDFAPWGNEVIEKIRDLNIPCLMGNHDERIAFNIPVIPLSKHSEEETEARFVAIDHSKKNITETNKKFLSELPFHLKLNYKIGRKRWNIQLVHSSLSSNDTYLYESEDDGVFADMLKESRSDIIVMGHTHLSFKKYLKTMGWAVNCGSVGRSKEDNRLASYLILTMNEEQIFPEIVQIAYPIEETALAIEESAIPDYYAAFLRNENTSVL
- a CDS encoding LysR family transcriptional regulator; protein product: MVNLEWYRTFKAIYKTGTLTGAADSLFISQPGVSLHLSSLEAYVGYKLFDRTGRKMIPTERGKVLFNAVSEPISKLEDVEKNFQKSTEKLTPTISVGMCFETFQTTLEQYVSTLPFNLIISFGEYPEMLDQLDKGILDLIITPKKGVSPNIEHEAFSSEQIILVGGKDVDLESFQETVATKGTEHVEEWLKQEKWYGTTGDMEHLFQFWIMNFGHKPNFRPNYIVPNLNSIIRCLKGGTGLAVIPNFLCKNEIESGEIKLVWEGEKKLENTLYFGCRKKTNYQSEIDHIKGLFRKVMGKNDHVAHL
- a CDS encoding NAD-dependent epimerase/dehydratase family protein, producing the protein MKKVFITGVTGYIGGSVAQKLLEKNYTVSGLVRNEEAAEKLRQAGIEPIIGHVHDQTVLKAAISRTDAVIHTADSADDAYTVDSFINLLEGSGKTFIFTSGSAIFGGKENGEKNGFVYTEDIPLNPRLEMASRVLINDYVLQSAKKDIRSIVIVPTMVYGEGLGLKKDSIQLPALINFSKEKGFGVYFGKGENIWSNLHIEDLADLYVLALEKAKPGSLYYAENGSSTIRNLAENISRQYQLQPAQSVSVQEAVLTFGAAGGYFGFASNSLCNADKARTELGWKPQYQSIENFI
- a CDS encoding GNAT family N-acetyltransferase; protein product: MDKFTFRKLDSGSDIPYELLLLADETAEAIDRYIFDSVIYILNDGDEDIAVFALHPNSKTELEIKNIAVTEKYRNQGIGSVLIDKSKKIAAEIGYTVLSVGTSDTGFQQIRFYEKNGFIKKGIRKDFFTENYPFPIYENGLQMRDMIILTHDLSE
- a CDS encoding acetyltransferase; amino-acid sequence: MSYQIRPATAEDHPRIMEIWESAVKATHDFLAEEDFTYFKEVIPRDYLPNLEVYLITENNDAKGFASVAEGNLEMLFIHNDARGKGLGKKLYEFMKEATGLTKVDVNEQNPQAIGFYEKMGFKKIGRSEKDGSGKDYPLIHMSL
- a CDS encoding aldo/keto reductase, with product MQKKTYAGQPVVTLNNGMDIPALGFGVWQMENLAECEKAVIKAIHTGYRMIDTAAIYQNETAVGQAVKDSGVNRDELFITSKVWVQDHGYEQAKKAFQRTLDRLQMDYLDMYLIHWPYGDFIGTWKALEELYHEGKIKAIGVCNFTVEKLEELKANSKVLPVINQIELHPVFQQKELQVYDRENNIITQPWSPLGNGNADLLNKSSC
- a CDS encoding DNA alkylation repair protein; this encodes MTAVQFIEKLATFRNEKELNKVEKFFKGNDGVTKAFGVKFGDVFNTAKEFSAMPLEEISKLLDSDFYEVRMGAVSMMDFQAGNKKTTEERKKQLFELYLKRHDRLNNWDFVDRGARNIIGEYLVDRPRDILYQLAISENPWERRTAIVSTHAFIRKNDIEDTFTIAEILVHDPNELVNKAVGSWVREAGKKNDQKLYLFLDQYAKTMPSATFSYATEKLDTETKKHYKDLRKKA
- a CDS encoding NAD(P)H-dependent oxidoreductase → MKKVLLINGGQNFGHSGGKYNDTIAENTLEVLKNFGNVEIKTTQVSDGYDKDEEVKKFVWADYIIYHTPIWWFQLPNGLKKYIDEVFTAGHAKGIYMSDGRNAENPEINYGTGGMLGGRKYMVTTSWNAPKTAFTLPGEFFNETSVDHGPLFGFHRMNAFVSLEKMESFHFHDVEKNADIERDMKLYRKHLEQVFEKELKPQLV